From a single Mycolicibacterium moriokaense genomic region:
- a CDS encoding DUF2237 family protein: MRELNVLGAALEPCGTDPMTGFYRDGCCSTGPQDVGRHTICAVVTAEFLEHQRSIGNDLSTPMPQYRFPGLQPGDRWCVTAVNWLRAYHDGCAAPVVLASTHERTLDIVPMAALQENAVDVPDDLGSL, translated from the coding sequence GTGCGTGAACTCAACGTCCTCGGCGCGGCGTTGGAGCCCTGCGGCACCGACCCAATGACCGGTTTCTACCGTGACGGCTGCTGCTCGACCGGCCCCCAAGACGTCGGCAGGCACACGATCTGTGCCGTGGTCACCGCCGAGTTCCTCGAACACCAACGCTCCATCGGCAACGACCTGTCGACCCCGATGCCGCAATACCGCTTCCCCGGTCTGCAACCCGGCGACCGCTGGTGCGTCACCGCGGTGAACTGGCTGCGCGCCTACCACGACGGCTGTGCGGCCCCTGTGGTGCTGGCATCCACTCATGAACGCACGCTCGACATCGTGCCGATGGCGGCGCTGCAGGAGAACGCGGTCGACGTCCCCGACGACCTCGGCAGTCTCTAA
- a CDS encoding PNPOx family protein, which produces MTEPAVKADHPPETLLKVANPALRVLLRTPLAGPLGKQLMVLNFKGRKSGRPFSIPVSAHHIDGDLYAIANAGWKHNFTGGADAEVVHGGKTTKMHGELISNPDVVADLAHRCAQSYGVKKAQTMMGLKFRDNQIPTLDQFKEGLAREKIVAVKFTPR; this is translated from the coding sequence ATGACAGAACCCGCGGTCAAAGCCGACCATCCGCCCGAAACGCTGTTGAAGGTGGCGAACCCGGCGCTACGCGTCTTGCTGCGCACCCCGCTGGCAGGTCCGTTGGGTAAACAGCTGATGGTCTTGAATTTCAAGGGACGCAAATCGGGGCGCCCGTTCTCGATCCCGGTGAGCGCACACCACATCGACGGCGACTTGTACGCCATCGCGAACGCGGGATGGAAGCACAACTTCACCGGTGGCGCCGACGCCGAGGTCGTGCACGGCGGGAAGACGACGAAGATGCACGGCGAGCTCATCTCCAACCCGGACGTCGTCGCCGACCTCGCGCATCGTTGCGCGCAGTCCTACGGCGTCAAGAAAGCGCAGACGATGATGGGACTCAAGTTCCGCGACAACCAGATCCCGACGCTCGACCAGTTCAAGGAGGGCCTCGCCCGCGAGAAGATCGTCGCCGTCAAGTTCACTCCCCGCTAG
- a CDS encoding SDR family NAD(P)-dependent oxidoreductase, whose translation MHLSDKSVLLTGATGGLGRAIAAALAARGAQLILSSRKQQELDALAASLAGEGHRTIVSDLAEVGASDALLAEAGDIDVLVANAALPASGTLDSFTSDQTDRALRVNLESPIQMTRALIPTFTMRRSGHFVFVSSLAGKAASPGGSLYAATKFGLRGFALCLRDDLRPAGVGVSVICPGFIRDAGMFAESGATPLPFAGTASPEQVGDAVVTAIERNRGEVDVAPLRQRAIARFAMNTPALASRLGGGLAAKTTAEIAAGQMHKR comes from the coding sequence ATGCACCTCTCAGACAAGAGCGTCCTGCTCACCGGGGCCACCGGCGGCCTCGGACGCGCCATCGCCGCGGCGCTCGCCGCCCGTGGTGCGCAGTTGATCCTGAGCTCACGTAAACAGCAGGAACTCGACGCGTTAGCGGCGTCTCTGGCCGGTGAAGGTCACCGCACGATCGTCAGCGACCTCGCGGAAGTCGGCGCGAGCGACGCGCTGTTGGCCGAGGCGGGCGACATCGACGTCCTCGTCGCCAACGCAGCCCTGCCGGCGTCGGGCACGCTCGACAGCTTCACCTCCGATCAGACCGACAGGGCGTTGCGGGTGAACCTCGAATCGCCGATCCAGATGACTCGCGCATTGATCCCCACGTTCACCATGCGACGGTCGGGCCACTTCGTCTTCGTGTCATCGCTGGCCGGCAAGGCGGCGAGTCCTGGCGGATCACTTTATGCCGCAACGAAATTCGGCCTGCGCGGGTTCGCGCTGTGTCTGCGCGACGACCTACGGCCCGCCGGCGTCGGCGTATCGGTGATCTGTCCCGGGTTCATCCGCGACGCGGGCATGTTCGCCGAGTCGGGGGCGACACCGCTGCCGTTCGCGGGCACCGCCTCACCCGAGCAGGTCGGCGACGCCGTGGTCACCGCGATCGAGCGCAACCGCGGCGAGGTCGATGTCGCCCCGCTGCGCCAGCGCGCGATCGCGCGGTTCGCCATGAACACCCCCGCGCTGGCGTCGCGCCTCGGCGGTGGTCTCGCCGCCAAGACGACCGCCGAGATCGCGGCCGGGCAGATGCACAAACGCTGA
- a CDS encoding helix-turn-helix transcriptional regulator, with translation MPAVDDDVIAARDAYSRGDWRAAYDHFGRAAQTAELSTDDLSSFGMAAWRLGHGRESIRMSEEAFNRLVAENDTKTAAMKATDVALQWLNGGDPTITRVWINRARRLLDSSPEDEALAYLLYVESQLSVIAGEFDAGVQRAEELQEFVRQRNSPGLTALGLTASGLSKLPFARTSEALAELDEAMMPVLAGQVPVDWAGDIYCAVIHECYRLGDMNRMKTWTNAMDKWREGPDVAATWYGTTCEVHKWQLLSATTDYRELEQRLINALDAIEDFHAPTSGEGHYELGDLRRRMGDIDGARAAFAKAREIGFEPLPGEALLKCQLGDHAGAWNDLRMRIDAEEDEITRIRLLPAVIEIALARDRVDEADQYCRELEAGAEKFDSPGFRAWALHYRGAVLVKQGTPAEALPLLQEALRRYRTTQRRYEMAQVCEWMALARQGASDSAGAAADRANAESIYRELGAQPCQATDAELPGGLTKREVEVLGLIASGASNRDVAKQLFISEKTVGRHLANIFVKLDVSSRTAAAAWAHENKVLPTA, from the coding sequence ATGCCCGCAGTAGATGACGACGTGATCGCTGCGCGAGACGCGTACTCGCGTGGTGATTGGCGCGCCGCCTACGACCATTTCGGCCGTGCAGCGCAGACCGCGGAGCTGAGCACCGATGACCTCTCCTCGTTCGGCATGGCGGCGTGGCGGCTGGGCCACGGCAGGGAATCCATCCGGATGTCCGAAGAGGCCTTCAACCGGTTGGTGGCCGAGAACGACACGAAAACAGCCGCCATGAAGGCCACCGATGTCGCACTGCAGTGGCTCAACGGCGGTGACCCGACGATCACCCGGGTGTGGATCAACCGCGCCCGCCGGCTGCTCGACTCCTCGCCCGAGGACGAGGCGCTCGCCTATCTGCTGTACGTGGAATCGCAGCTGTCTGTGATCGCCGGCGAGTTCGACGCGGGAGTGCAACGCGCCGAAGAACTTCAGGAGTTCGTGCGTCAGCGCAACTCGCCAGGACTGACCGCGCTCGGGTTGACCGCCAGCGGTCTGTCGAAACTTCCCTTCGCCCGCACCAGCGAGGCGCTTGCCGAACTCGATGAGGCGATGATGCCGGTGCTGGCGGGTCAGGTTCCTGTGGACTGGGCCGGCGACATCTACTGCGCCGTGATCCACGAGTGCTATCGGCTCGGCGATATGAACCGCATGAAGACCTGGACCAACGCGATGGACAAATGGCGTGAAGGTCCGGACGTCGCCGCCACGTGGTACGGCACCACGTGCGAGGTCCATAAATGGCAATTACTCAGCGCCACAACAGATTACCGCGAGCTCGAGCAGCGCTTGATCAATGCCCTCGACGCCATCGAGGATTTTCACGCACCGACGTCGGGCGAGGGACACTACGAACTCGGCGACCTGCGTCGGCGGATGGGCGACATCGACGGCGCCCGCGCGGCTTTCGCGAAGGCACGGGAGATCGGGTTCGAACCGCTGCCGGGTGAGGCGTTGCTGAAATGCCAACTCGGCGACCACGCCGGCGCATGGAACGACCTGCGCATGCGGATCGATGCCGAGGAAGACGAAATCACCCGCATCAGGCTGCTGCCCGCGGTAATCGAGATCGCACTGGCACGCGACCGCGTCGACGAGGCTGATCAGTACTGCCGCGAACTCGAGGCTGGCGCCGAGAAATTCGACTCGCCAGGCTTCCGCGCGTGGGCGCTGCACTATCGGGGCGCGGTGCTCGTCAAACAGGGCACCCCAGCTGAGGCGCTGCCCCTGCTGCAAGAGGCGCTGCGCCGATACCGGACCACCCAACGCCGCTACGAGATGGCGCAGGTCTGCGAGTGGATGGCGCTGGCGCGGCAGGGTGCCAGCGACAGCGCCGGCGCCGCCGCAGATCGCGCCAACGCCGAGTCGATCTACCGTGAACTCGGTGCGCAGCCGTGTCAGGCAACCGACGCCGAGCTGCCGGGCGGGCTGACCAAGCGCGAGGTCGAGGTGCTCGGGCTCATCGCGTCGGGCGCATCCAACCGCGACGTCGCAAAACAGCTGTTCATCAGCGAAAAGACCGTCGGCAGGCACCTGGCCAACATCTTCGTCAAGCTCGACGTCTCGTCCCGCACGGCCGCCGCGGCGTGGGCCCACGAGAACAAGGTGCTGCCGACCGCCTGA
- a CDS encoding lysylphosphatidylglycerol synthase transmembrane domain-containing protein, producing MRVDGRDITVSGSLLQPLTRRTNDIFRVVLSAVFLAVVVTSSVITRNEWVALERSISEIVAVLTPTQANLVYLAYGVLILAAPFVILVSLIVGRQWKLLGAYAAAAAIAGLALSITNAGFAAPQWHFDLSDRLDTLPSQFVDDPRWIAMLAAVLTVSGPWLPARWRRWWWALLLAFVPIHLVISAIVPARSLVGLAVGWFVGALVVLVVGTPGLDVPLEGAVRAMARRGCIVYELKVLRPSGAGPLILQAACENQQTTAVMEMYGPHQRGGGVLLQLWRKVRFRDRETAPLHASMRRLVEHRALMAIAIGQLKVANIATIAVAGLERGWTLYAHTPARGTPIGDCTAAIPVSRVWESLRELHDCQISHGDLRASEITVDDTVLFGGFDTAEYGATEAQLRSDIAQLLVTTTHLYDAPSAVRAAIDAFGKNTVLTASRRLTNAAVPLRIRQSVVDPKAVIAAAREEVKRQTRVDEIRTETVTRFTRSQLIQLVLLIALVYVAYPFISSVPTFLTELRSANWWWALLGLAASGLTYIGAAAALWAAADGVVGLWGLIVMQVANKFAATTTPAGVGGLALSARYLQKGGVTPMRATTAVALQQSVQVITHIILLIFFSTAAGVSANLSRFVPSVNILYLAAGLLLGLIGTFLLVPRLRRWLATSVRPRLEEVVGHLIELGREPKRLAVIVLGCAATTLGNAFALWAAIEAFGGDTSFITVTVVTMVGGTLASAAPTPGGVGAVEAALIGGLAAFGMAAAVAVPSVLLYRVLTTWLPVFVGWQVMRWMTKNSLI from the coding sequence ATGCGAGTTGACGGACGGGACATCACCGTCTCGGGCAGCCTGTTGCAACCGTTGACCCGCCGGACCAACGACATCTTCCGCGTGGTCCTGTCCGCGGTGTTCCTCGCGGTCGTCGTCACCAGCTCCGTGATCACCCGCAACGAGTGGGTGGCGCTCGAGCGGTCGATCTCCGAGATCGTCGCCGTCCTCACCCCGACCCAGGCCAACCTGGTGTACCTCGCATACGGCGTCTTGATCCTGGCGGCGCCGTTCGTCATCCTGGTCAGCCTCATCGTGGGCCGGCAGTGGAAGCTGCTCGGCGCGTATGCCGCGGCGGCCGCAATCGCCGGGTTGGCGCTGTCGATCACCAATGCGGGCTTTGCCGCCCCACAGTGGCACTTCGACCTCTCCGATCGCCTCGACACGCTGCCCTCGCAGTTCGTCGACGATCCGCGCTGGATCGCGATGCTGGCCGCCGTGCTGACGGTGTCGGGGCCGTGGCTGCCCGCGCGGTGGCGACGCTGGTGGTGGGCGCTGCTGCTGGCGTTCGTCCCGATACATCTCGTCATCAGCGCGATCGTCCCCGCACGCTCGTTGGTCGGGCTGGCCGTCGGCTGGTTCGTCGGCGCGCTGGTCGTGCTCGTCGTCGGCACCCCCGGGCTCGACGTGCCGCTGGAGGGGGCGGTGCGCGCGATGGCCCGCCGCGGCTGCATCGTCTACGAGCTCAAGGTGCTGCGGCCGTCGGGCGCCGGGCCGCTGATCCTGCAGGCCGCGTGCGAGAACCAGCAGACGACGGCCGTGATGGAGATGTACGGCCCGCACCAACGCGGCGGCGGCGTGCTCCTGCAGCTGTGGCGCAAGGTGCGCTTCCGCGACCGCGAGACCGCGCCCCTGCACGCGTCGATGCGCCGCCTCGTCGAGCATCGCGCGCTGATGGCCATCGCGATCGGCCAACTCAAGGTCGCCAACATCGCCACGATCGCCGTCGCCGGGCTCGAACGCGGCTGGACGCTGTACGCCCACACCCCCGCCCGCGGTACGCCGATCGGCGACTGCACAGCGGCCATCCCCGTCAGCCGGGTCTGGGAATCGCTGCGCGAACTCCACGACTGTCAGATCTCGCACGGAGACCTTCGCGCCAGCGAGATCACCGTCGATGACACGGTGCTGTTCGGCGGATTCGACACCGCCGAGTACGGCGCCACCGAGGCGCAACTGCGGTCCGACATCGCGCAGCTGCTGGTGACGACGACGCATCTTTACGACGCGCCGTCCGCGGTGCGCGCCGCCATCGACGCCTTCGGCAAGAACACGGTGTTGACGGCATCGCGGCGTCTCACGAATGCGGCTGTGCCGCTGCGCATCCGGCAGTCCGTGGTCGATCCGAAGGCCGTGATCGCCGCCGCGCGCGAGGAGGTGAAGCGGCAGACCCGCGTCGACGAGATCCGCACCGAGACTGTCACCCGTTTCACTCGCAGTCAGTTGATCCAACTGGTGTTGCTGATCGCGCTGGTGTACGTCGCGTATCCGTTCATCAGCTCGGTGCCGACGTTCCTCACCGAGTTGCGCAGCGCGAACTGGTGGTGGGCGCTGCTGGGGCTGGCGGCGTCGGGGTTGACGTATATCGGTGCGGCAGCGGCACTGTGGGCAGCCGCCGACGGTGTGGTCGGCCTGTGGGGCCTGATCGTGATGCAGGTGGCCAACAAGTTCGCCGCCACCACCACGCCTGCGGGTGTCGGGGGCCTCGCGCTCAGCGCCAGGTATCTGCAGAAGGGCGGCGTCACCCCGATGCGCGCGACGACCGCCGTCGCACTGCAACAGTCGGTTCAGGTGATCACCCACATCATCCTGCTGATCTTCTTCAGCACGGCAGCGGGAGTGTCCGCCAACCTTTCTCGCTTCGTGCCGAGCGTCAACATCCTGTATCTGGCGGCCGGCCTGCTGCTCGGCCTGATCGGCACGTTCCTGCTGGTGCCCAGGTTACGACGCTGGCTGGCCACGTCGGTGCGACCGCGGCTGGAGGAGGTCGTCGGCCACCTCATCGAGCTGGGCCGCGAACCCAAACGCCTCGCGGTGATCGTGCTCGGTTGTGCGGCAACCACTCTCGGTAATGCGTTCGCGCTGTGGGCGGCGATCGAGGCGTTCGGTGGCGACACGTCGTTCATCACCGTCACGGTCGTGACGATGGTCGGCGGCACGCTGGCGTCCGCAGCACCCACGCCCGGCGGCGTCGGCGCCGTGGAGGCCGCGCTGATCGGTGGTCTGGCCGCGTTCGGGATGGCCGCGGCGGTCGCCGTTCCGTCGGTGCTGCTGTACCGGGTGCTGACGACCTGGCTGCCGGTGTTCGTCGGGTGGCAGGTGATGCGCTGGATGACGAAGAACTCACTGATCTAG